Within Legionella birminghamensis, the genomic segment GGAATGGCAACACCAACTCCTGCCAGCCAATAAGGTGGCATCCATAATCAAAGAGATAAAGAGGCAAATTGAGCCGCTAAATCATCCAAGTATCGATGCGCTTCTTTCCCACTATAAAACTGCAGTGGCAAACCTCAAATGCACGAATGCTTTTGATGAGTTCTATGAGGCAGCCATAAAAATACAAACCTGGTTCAGCCTAAAAAGCCCTCTCCAGGAATGGCTTAATGTCACGATGAATGGATTTATGAACCGCCTCTTAGATGACATAACCTGGGTGAATGAAAGAAAGTTGACTAATCGCTTGAGCGAATCACAAGCCCTATTGGCCTGGTTAAATCATTTAATCACTGATCCATCAGCCATTCGAAGCTTGTTAAACCAGCAAATCGAGCAAACTGAATCGCTCGATCACGCCGCCTGGCGTTGCCAGCATATTTTACGCGCATTAGAAGGATTGACGCCCGGAACGGAGTATATTCGGCATACAGGAATGCAGAAACTATTGCGGGTGATTGTCCAAAACAACAGCACAATTACTTCAACAGGGGAACAGAAAGACAGGGAGGTGCCCGTTAAAGCCCTGTGTGAATATTCCAGCACCATGCAGCATGCCCTATGGCGCGTCAGAGAAAAAATCCCTAACGCAGATGTCGTCAGACCGCTTGAAATTACATGGAAAGGTCATTGACTGGATGTTCTTCTTCTGCGCTAACCGCCTCTTTTTTTGCTGCCCGTAATTTATTAAGCTCAACAATGGCATCATTTAAAGCCCCATAGGCAGGATACTCAGAGATGCTCAGGGTATCTATTGGTTTTTTGGTGTAGGGATCAGGGTTGCCTTTATTATGCCAATCCATTAACCAATCCAGATTATATACGCTTTTGCCATATTTCACTGGCACATCAGTGAAATAGTCCATCATAATGCTGTCCCTTAACTCATTGAATAAGATTTCCTCTTCGGCAGATAGGTTCAACTCGGCAACAAGCGTCGCTATTGTTTTACGATCTTTACAGGAGTCTATGTGGTCCTGAAGCAACTTATTAAATATCTTTCCTTGACGCGAAGCTCCCACAGGGGGATTCTCAGACAAACGGCTCAAGGCAGCGCTGGTTTGCCGAAATTGCGGCTCAGGTACTGCGTTTCTTGTAGACGCGCCTAAATTGTGACGGCGATATCCCTGACTTGGCAGGTTTAAAGGTGCGCCTTCGCAAATAATGCGGGCATTCCCTGTTCGAACTACAATCGAATTGATAACATTTTGGCTCGGTCGTTGTGTGAAAATAATAGTTCCCTGACCATAAACGGTTAACTGCATATCATCAGCCACCGCATTTTCGAACGTGAGGGTTCCACTCCCCTCTTTTAAAATTACACATCCAGCCCCCACCTGCCCACTAAGCCTTAAACTAGCAGCATTGCTGACAGTCACGTTGACCTTTACGATTGAGCCAGTAATAGTCGTTGTTCCACTGCCTTCCCGTATAAAATTGGTATTTTCAGGGATTGTCTCCAGACTTGGAGAATCGGCATTCACATGAGTGATGACTTGTTTAGCTTTTATTCCGAACAGTGCTTTCACGGCAAACATAGGGTCTCCTTACAAAAAGGGGAATTATACATCTAATCCATTGCAGCGTCTCGAGTGAAGTTCCAGATGGGCCCCGCGGTCTTTTCGCCGCGGGGATTCGTGGTTCCTGGGAAGCACCTCTCGAACTCGAATCCCGCGGCTTGACCATGCGAATCCCCGCGGCAGCGACCGCGGGGCCCATCTCCATCCCCACAACGGAATACTTAGGCTGTAACCAAATAATCCTGGCCAAACTGCTCCAGGTATTCCTGGTAGTTCCCTAAATAGTTTTTAGCCCCATGCTGCTCAGTCAGAACGAGAACCCGGGTAGAAATATTATCAATAAAATGGCGGTTATGGCTGACAAATAAAACGGTGCCGGGATAAGCCCTCAAGGCTTCAATCAGGGCGTCAATAGACTCCAGATCAAGGTGGTTTGTTGGTTCATCAAGGATAAGGACATTCGGCTTTTCAAGAATGATTTTTGCCATGACCAGCCTTGCGGATTCGCCCCCGCTTAACATCGCAATTTTTTTATCAACATCTGTACCACGAAATAAAACCTGACCCAGGATATTGCGTATTTCCTGGGAAGAGGCAACCACATTGTCTTCCATCCATTGTAATATGGTTTGTTCGGGATCTAGTAAGCTGTGGTAGTCCTGTGAGAAATAACCTATTGATACGGTTTCACTCCACTCAAAGCGCCCATTATCTGCCGAAAATTCATTTAAGAGAATTTTTAAAAGAGTCGATTTTCCAATCCCGTTAGGTCCGATAATGGCGCATTTGTCGCCGCGATATAAGGCAAAATTAATTTTATTTAATACCCTTTTCTCAGCAAATGATTTATGGATGTTTTCTACATTAATAATCGATTTACCTGAGGCTTTGCGCTGCTGGAAATTAAAATAAGGCTTCTGAATATTTGACTCTTTTATTTCCACCAATTGAATTCGATCAATCATTTTTTGCCGGGAGGCAGCCTGTGTGGCTTTACTCGCTTTAGCGCCGAAACGATCCACAAAGGTTTGCATCGCGTTAATCTTCTTTTCCTGATTTTTCAGTTCGCTTTGCTTCAATAACAATCGCTCTTCCTTGGTCGCAACAAACTGATCATAATTTCCCGGATAATTCAATATAGTGTCGTAATCAATATCGAGAATATTGGTTGATACTTCATTCAGGAAACTGCGGTCATGGGAAATAAAAACCAGCAGCCCGGGAAAGGTTTTTAGAAACTGCTGTAACCAGGCAATGGAAGTAATATCCAGGTGATTGGTCGGCTCATCCAATAGCATAATATCAGGTTGCTGGTATAGAACCTGTGCCAGTAAAACTCTTAGCTTGTAACCTCCAGACAAAGCGCTTAGTGGCTTGTCGTGATATTTCTCTGCAATGCCGAGGCCGGATAACAGATTTTTTGCGGAAGGCTCGGCATCATAGCCGTTATGATGCATAACAATCTCTTCCAGTTCGCCAAGACGATACCCATCCTCTTCAGTGAAGTCCTCTTTGGCATACAATTTATTTTTTTCAGTAAGGGCTTCCCATAAAACTGCATTTCCCTGAATCACTACATCGACAAGCCTGTCGTCTTCGTAGCGAAAATGATCCTGCTTTAATATGCCAAGGTTTAAGCTCTTTGCCCTCTCTACGGAACCATGAGAAGCGGACTCCTCCCCGGCAAGAATTTTCAAAAAAGTGGATTTACCAGTGCCATTGGCTCCCACCACCCCATAGCGTTGCGAGGGTAACAGGACCAAATCCACTTCCTGGAATAATGATTTTTTGCCAAAAACCATGCTTAAACTTCGAACATCTAACATACAGAAAAACTCGTTAATTAATCAATTACCTGGACTTGCGTCGCATAGTCGCCTTTTTCACCGGTCTTTAAGGTATAGGAAACGCGCTGACCAGAAGTCAACTCCTTGTATCCTGATCCCTGGACTTCAGAAAAATGGACAAACACTTCCTGCTGATTTTCATCGGAAATGATAAAACCATAACCTTTAATTCTGTTGAAGCGCTGCACTGTACCTGTTTGACTCATTATTTAACCTTCTATTTTATGACAGACGTTTGACGCCCACTTTTTTCCCTTTTATCTTTCCATTCTGGAATTGGGCATAGGCTTTCCCTATTTGACTTCGCTCAATAGCCACATAGGAATGTGCGCTTAAAATATCAATCTTTCCAATTGCCTCTGCTTTTAGCCCTGCATCTTTTGTTAAGGCACCCAGTATATCACCGGGTCGGATCTTATCCTTTCTTCCAGCCATGAGACCGAGGGTGATCATGGATGGCGATAGACTTGAAGAAGGGATGGCGCTTAACTCATTCACTGTTCCCCAGACCAGAGGTTCATTTATCAGCTCTTCAATTGCACATAAGCGCTCCGCATCCTTGGGAGTGGTTATACTCAAGGCCAGGCCTTTGCTGCCAGCGCGGCCGGTACGTCCTATACGATGGACATGTACTTCCGGTTCGAAAGCCAGATCAAAATTAATAACTGCCGGAAGCTCCTTTATATCCAAACCTCGCGCAGCAACATCTGTTGCTACCAAAATACAACGGCTGTGATTGGCAAACTGAATAATAGCCTGATCCCGCTCTACCTGTTCCAGATCCCCATTGAGAACGCCGGCGCTAAAGCCATCCTGCTTGAGCAGACTCGCTAGCTCCTGGGTTTTTTCTTTAGTATTACAAAAAATTAAAGTGGAAGCTGGCTGATAATGCATTAATATTTTTTTCAATATGGGGTATTTATCAGATTGATTCTCTACTTCAAAAAATCGTTGCTCAATCTCTTGTGCGCATGCTGGCTCTTCTGCTTTTACTTCCTGAGGATGACGCATAAACTCTTTTGCCAATTGTTTAATCTCTGGCGTAAAAGTCGCGGAAAATAACAAGGTCTGCCTCCTGGAGGGACAAAAACCAAGTATTTGCCGTAATGAGTCAACAAATCCCATGTCCAGCATTCTGTCTGCTTCATCTAAAATGACCGTGTCAATATGAGACAAACTCAAACTCTTTTGCTCTAAATGCTTCTGAACCCGTCCCGGCGTACCAATAATAATGTGCGCGCCATGTCGCAGGGAATCATACTGCGCCCTGATTGGAGTTCCCCCGGAAAGGTTTAAAATTTTTATATTCGGTAAAAGCCGGGCGAGACGGCGCAAAACCTGGCAGACTTGCTCAGCAAGTTCCCGTGTGGGGCAAAGTACCAGTGACTGCATTTGAGGCCGGTCTGTTTTCAAATGATGAAGCAGTGCTAAACCAAAAGCGACTGTTTTACCGCTGCCTGTCTGTGCCTGAGCGATAACATCAGTCCTGTTCAGCAATAAGGGTAAACTTTGTGCCTGAATGGCTGTCATCTGGTGATAATTTAGCGAGAGAAGATTATTCAATAACTCTTTTCGCAGAGCCAGGGAAGAAAAAGATAATTCCCCACTATAGTCAGGAAATGCTTTTTCTGAACTAGTATCCATTTTCTGGGACGCTTGGATTGTAAACGAAGCATATAGTACCACAAATTGTCAGATTAATTGAATTAATTAACCTTCATCTACCCTTTAATGATAAAATGTTGTCCAAGTATAAATAATAAAATCAATTTGACTTATGCCCCAAGCAATCCATCCATTCCTCGCTGCAGCCCGCGAAGGCGATATCCTTAGAGTTCGTGACTACCTAAGACAGAATATAGATGTAAATATGACTTACCATGGCGCCAATGCCCTGCACCTGGCAACACAATTTAATCATGCCGAGCTGGTTAAAGAGTTGCTTGAATCAGGTATGGATGTCGACGCATTGGATGGCTTTAAACAAACGGCCTTATGGAAAGCTTGCCAAGAGGGATATGCCAAACTTGTTGATATTTTTCTAAAACATGGCGCCAACCCCAATCTTATATGCCGCCGCATGCCGCCACTGGCTATTGCCACAGAAAATAATCATATTGATTGTGTTAATTTATTATTAAATGGCGGGGCTGATATTAATCTGGCTAACGAAAAGGCTGGGCGCACGCCAGTTTATATAGCAATCCAGTGTGGGTATCGCCAACTGACTGATCGTTTTCTTGAAGACAATCGCACTGATTGGTCTCATACCGACATGTATGGGCTCACACCATTAATGACTGCAGCAAGCAAAGGCGATGAAATTACCGTCAGGCAATTACTGAATAAATCGATTGATTTTACAAGCGTTGATGCACTTGGTCGCAATGCAGCTGAGCACGCTGAGCGGATGGACATTGAGGAGTTGTTTCAAAAAAAAGGGATTGTCCCTGTTGATAAACCGGGACCCTTGACTTTAAGGAGAAAGCTGCAGCACTTTCTAAAATATCTTGAGGAAAATCATCCAAATTTATATAGCACAACCCAATTTGATTTTTTTAACAAACATTCTAAACAAGGCTTTTGTTTCGGATATGCTGCTCTTTGTGCGATTCTTATCAGGCATAAAAAAACGTATCTTTTACAAAAGGCTTTGCATATAATTGCAAATACTAATCATTCTGATTTCGTATCCTGCCATCCTGGCTCTCTCCTCTTCGAGACTTATCGAACATGTTTAGACAGTATTATGTCTCTTCACATGCACAGCCCGACAAATTTTTTAAATCCAAGGAAACATTTGAATGCTCACGCATTTTTAGGAAAGGACTGTGAGGATTTTGAAGAAAAAGCAGTAGTAGGTTTTGTATTTAAAACCACGGAACTTCCAAGGCTATTAGAATTAGCCTTTGATATCCACTCAACATTTCTTTTATTTAATAGAACGCATGTCATTACTCTGGACAAAAATGAAGCAAATGCTTATCAAGCTTATGCTACAGACTGTGACGAAACAGCTCAATTTAGTAGCCTGGAAGAATTATCCCGGTTTATTGCCATTATTTTTTCCGCCAATAAAAATCAGATTATGGGACTCTATTTAATGATTATTGAATCAGAATCCTGTAATAAAACATTTAACTTCTCCCCAATTAATGAATATATTTTATCATTACTGGAGCAACGTAAAAATCAGCATGAGTTATATATCAGAGATGCGGTGGGAACAGCCTCCTTAGCAACCGCAATCATGACAAGTAATGAAAAACTAACCTCTGAAATATTCAGGCTTTATATCGAAGAAACAAATCTTTCCGTGGCTGAAATGTTTGAGCGAAGCCAAACATTCCCACAGGCATTGGCGTTGTTAGCATTAAAAAAACGGGCTTACTTAATGAAAATCCTGCTTGCTTTAGGAGCCAATCCTAATAAAACGGATACACATGAACAACCCCCTTTGGTAATTGCCGCAGATAACGGTGATCAGGATAGCGTTAGTTTGTTACTAAGCCATGGCGCATCCCCTAATCAAACAGACTCAAATGGCTCAACCCCCTTGTACCTGGCTGCACGGGGTAATCATTTTGAGGTTGTCGAGGAATTAGTAAGGTATGGAGCCTTAATTGACACCCCCATTGCGGATGGATGTACCCCACTCATTGTTGCCTGCGCATTCGGACATACCGCGATTGTCGAATTTCTGTTAAAGAAAAATGCTAGCCCATTTCCGAGGGGCTACTCAGATAATGCATTGGATATGGCGATTATTTATGGGCATTTAGAAGTTGTAAAACTGCTATACAAGTACGGTGTCTCACTTAAAATAAGCAAGAAATTTTATGATGCTGAAACCTGCGCTTATGTCATGGAAAAGACGGATATTCAGAATTACATAAAGAGAAAGCTGCAAAAAAATCAGGGAGTATACCCCAAAGCTGGTCTTTTTCACTCTGCCCCTGCCCCGACAAGCGTTGAAGAGTTAGAAATGCTTGATACTCATCAGGCAGTGATTTAACCTTTCACTTCCGTAGCGGCACATAATAATTGAGAAATTATGAAATATCTTATACATTCATGTCTCCTGCTTGCATCAGTGATGTTCTATGGAACAGTCTATGCAGCTATCTGTCCCCCTCCGAGCGCTTATGATCATTATGTATTAACCAAACTGCGTGCTGAAAAGAAAAAA encodes:
- the dbpA gene encoding ATP-dependent RNA helicase DbpA, yielding MDTSSEKAFPDYSGELSFSSLALRKELLNNLLSLNYHQMTAIQAQSLPLLLNRTDVIAQAQTGSGKTVAFGLALLHHLKTDRPQMQSLVLCPTRELAEQVCQVLRRLARLLPNIKILNLSGGTPIRAQYDSLRHGAHIIIGTPGRVQKHLEQKSLSLSHIDTVILDEADRMLDMGFVDSLRQILGFCPSRRQTLLFSATFTPEIKQLAKEFMRHPQEVKAEEPACAQEIEQRFFEVENQSDKYPILKKILMHYQPASTLIFCNTKEKTQELASLLKQDGFSAGVLNGDLEQVERDQAIIQFANHSRCILVATDVAARGLDIKELPAVINFDLAFEPEVHVHRIGRTGRAGSKGLALSITTPKDAERLCAIEELINEPLVWGTVNELSAIPSSSLSPSMITLGLMAGRKDKIRPGDILGALTKDAGLKAEAIGKIDILSAHSYVAIERSQIGKAYAQFQNGKIKGKKVGVKRLS
- a CDS encoding cold-shock protein, whose product is MSQTGTVQRFNRIKGYGFIISDENQQEVFVHFSEVQGSGYKELTSGQRVSYTLKTGEKGDYATQVQVID
- a CDS encoding ankyrin repeat domain-containing protein; translation: MPQAIHPFLAAAREGDILRVRDYLRQNIDVNMTYHGANALHLATQFNHAELVKELLESGMDVDALDGFKQTALWKACQEGYAKLVDIFLKHGANPNLICRRMPPLAIATENNHIDCVNLLLNGGADINLANEKAGRTPVYIAIQCGYRQLTDRFLEDNRTDWSHTDMYGLTPLMTAASKGDEITVRQLLNKSIDFTSVDALGRNAAEHAERMDIEELFQKKGIVPVDKPGPLTLRRKLQHFLKYLEENHPNLYSTTQFDFFNKHSKQGFCFGYAALCAILIRHKKTYLLQKALHIIANTNHSDFVSCHPGSLLFETYRTCLDSIMSLHMHSPTNFLNPRKHLNAHAFLGKDCEDFEEKAVVGFVFKTTELPRLLELAFDIHSTFLLFNRTHVITLDKNEANAYQAYATDCDETAQFSSLEELSRFIAIIFSANKNQIMGLYLMIIESESCNKTFNFSPINEYILSLLEQRKNQHELYIRDAVGTASLATAIMTSNEKLTSEIFRLYIEETNLSVAEMFERSQTFPQALALLALKKRAYLMKILLALGANPNKTDTHEQPPLVIAADNGDQDSVSLLLSHGASPNQTDSNGSTPLYLAARGNHFEVVEELVRYGALIDTPIADGCTPLIVACAFGHTAIVEFLLKKNASPFPRGYSDNALDMAIIYGHLEVVKLLYKYGVSLKISKKFYDAETCAYVMEKTDIQNYIKRKLQKNQGVYPKAGLFHSAPAPTSVEELEMLDTHQAVI
- a CDS encoding ABC-F family ATP-binding cassette domain-containing protein, translating into MLDVRSLSMVFGKKSLFQEVDLVLLPSQRYGVVGANGTGKSTFLKILAGEESASHGSVERAKSLNLGILKQDHFRYEDDRLVDVVIQGNAVLWEALTEKNKLYAKEDFTEEDGYRLGELEEIVMHHNGYDAEPSAKNLLSGLGIAEKYHDKPLSALSGGYKLRVLLAQVLYQQPDIMLLDEPTNHLDITSIAWLQQFLKTFPGLLVFISHDRSFLNEVSTNILDIDYDTILNYPGNYDQFVATKEERLLLKQSELKNQEKKINAMQTFVDRFGAKASKATQAASRQKMIDRIQLVEIKESNIQKPYFNFQQRKASGKSIINVENIHKSFAEKRVLNKINFALYRGDKCAIIGPNGIGKSTLLKILLNEFSADNGRFEWSETVSIGYFSQDYHSLLDPEQTILQWMEDNVVASSQEIRNILGQVLFRGTDVDKKIAMLSGGESARLVMAKIILEKPNVLILDEPTNHLDLESIDALIEALRAYPGTVLFVSHNRHFIDNISTRVLVLTEQHGAKNYLGNYQEYLEQFGQDYLVTA